A genomic stretch from Dissulfurispira thermophila includes:
- a CDS encoding response regulator, translating into MITSKKRILVVEDNQVNLELFTDLLHVGGYEYLYTTKGEEVLDIVKREKPALVLLDIQLPGVDGLTVNKILKSNEETKNIKVVALTAYAMKGDKEMFLEQGFDGYISKPVKMKEFLSAIEEYLSA; encoded by the coding sequence ATGATTACCAGTAAAAAAAGGATCCTTGTTGTTGAAGACAATCAGGTCAACCTCGAACTATTTACAGATCTCCTTCATGTAGGGGGTTATGAATACCTTTATACAACAAAAGGAGAAGAAGTTCTGGATATAGTAAAAAGGGAAAAACCAGCCCTTGTGCTTTTAGATATTCAACTGCCTGGTGTTGATGGGCTTACAGTAAATAAGATTTTAAAGTCAAATGAAGAGACAAAAAATATAAAGGTAGTAGCTCTTACTGCCTATGCTATGAAGGGAGACAAAGAAATGTTTCTTGAACAAGGATTTGACGGATATATATCAAAACCTGTAAAAATGAAGGAATTTCTATCAGCTATAGAAGAGTACTTATCCGCATAA
- the queC gene encoding 7-cyano-7-deazaguanine synthase QueC, with the protein MHKKAVILLSGGIDSSTTAAIAKAEGYDIYALSFNYSQRHKLELEAAKIVADFLGVKKHLIIKFDLREIGGSALTSDIEVPKDRRQNLEGRDSDTLTLNTLTPKNDIPVTYVPARNTIFLSFALGWAEVLEASDIFIGANAVDYSGYPDCRPEYLKAFEEMANLATKVSVEGKIKFKIKAPLLYMTKAEIIRKGVELGFDYALTWSCYDPQPTHPFRDSPIHRFTPCGKCDSCIFRAKGFKESGIKDPLCG; encoded by the coding sequence ATGCATAAGAAAGCAGTTATCCTTTTAAGCGGCGGAATTGACTCATCTACAACTGCTGCCATTGCAAAAGCAGAGGGATATGATATTTATGCGTTGAGTTTTAACTATAGTCAAAGGCATAAACTCGAACTTGAGGCAGCGAAAATAGTAGCAGACTTTTTAGGTGTAAAAAAACATTTAATAATAAAATTTGATCTGAGAGAGATTGGCGGCTCCGCATTAACATCTGACATTGAAGTGCCAAAAGACAGAAGGCAGAACTTAGAAGGAAGAGACTCTGACACCCTGACACTTAACACCTTGACACCAAAAAATGACATCCCTGTTACCTATGTTCCAGCTCGTAATACAATTTTCCTTTCCTTTGCACTTGGTTGGGCAGAGGTGCTTGAGGCATCAGATATATTTATTGGTGCAAATGCAGTAGATTACAGCGGTTATCCTGATTGTCGGCCTGAATACCTGAAGGCATTCGAAGAAATGGCAAATCTTGCAACAAAGGTATCTGTAGAAGGCAAAATTAAATTTAAAATAAAGGCACCACTCCTTTATATGACAAAGGCAGAGATAATCAGAAAAGGAGTAGAACTTGGATTTGACTATGCACTAACATGGAGTTGTTATGACCCACAGCCCACTCACCCATTCAGGGATTCACCCATTCATCGATTCACCCCTTGCGGGAAATGTGATAGCTGTATCTTCAGAGCAAAGGGATTTAAAGAATCAGGGATTAAAGACCCCTTATGCGGATAA
- the plsY gene encoding glycerol-3-phosphate 1-O-acyltransferase PlsY, with protein sequence MIGIVDWRLEIGLIMLSFLIGSIPTGLLIAKTKGIDIRKVGSGNIGATNVLRALGKEAALLTLVGDIAKGVIPVAIAKALALDTLNTGIFGIATILGHNFSVFLKFKGGKGVATSIGVLLAFSPHVALLTITIWFLTARWTRYSSLSALIAFGLLPLSFYMLDYSKEKLIIAVIIAFLIFIRHIANIKRLIQGTESKIGEKIGNKP encoded by the coding sequence ATGATAGGGATTGTGGACTGGAGATTGGAGATTGGATTGATAATGCTCTCATTTCTTATAGGCTCGATACCAACAGGGCTATTAATTGCAAAGACCAAAGGAATTGACATAAGAAAAGTTGGGAGCGGAAATATAGGTGCAACAAATGTGCTCAGGGCCCTAGGCAAGGAAGCAGCACTACTTACTTTAGTCGGAGATATTGCAAAAGGGGTTATACCTGTGGCAATTGCAAAGGCGCTTGCACTTGATACATTAAATACAGGAATTTTCGGCATTGCTACGATATTAGGACATAATTTTTCAGTATTTCTGAAGTTTAAGGGAGGCAAGGGTGTTGCAACAAGCATAGGGGTTCTGCTTGCCTTCTCACCACATGTTGCATTGCTCACAATTACAATCTGGTTCTTAACAGCAAGGTGGACAAGATACTCTTCTTTGAGCGCACTAATTGCATTTGGCTTGCTGCCGCTTAGTTTTTACATGCTTGATTATTCAAAAGAAAAATTAATAATTGCTGTCATAATCGCTTTTTTGATATTCATAAGACATATAGCAAATATTAAAAGACTTATTCAGGGGACTGAGAGTAAAATCGGAGAAAAGATAGGCAATAAGCCATAG
- the pgsA gene encoding CDP-diacylglycerol--glycerol-3-phosphate 3-phosphatidyltransferase, translated as MSTIRFNLPTILTFSRIILIPFFVLITPKSPLIGITIFLIASITDFLDGYLARKSGQITKFGIILDPIADKFLVISALILLVDMVRLSAWVAIAIIVREFVVTTLRVVALSKNIVIPAETGGKLKTASQMAAIILLLLPGGIGDIDFYDIGIVLMYIALILAMVSGVKYTISFWRQMQ; from the coding sequence ATGAGTACTATACGATTTAATCTCCCTACAATCCTCACATTCAGCAGAATAATCCTGATTCCTTTTTTTGTATTAATAACACCAAAAAGCCCTCTCATTGGTATAACAATTTTTTTGATTGCATCTATAACAGACTTTTTAGATGGTTACTTAGCAAGGAAATCAGGACAGATAACAAAATTCGGGATAATCCTTGATCCCATTGCTGATAAATTCCTCGTTATATCTGCACTCATACTTCTTGTAGATATGGTGAGGCTTTCTGCATGGGTAGCCATAGCAATTATAGTAAGGGAGTTTGTTGTAACAACATTAAGGGTTGTTGCCCTTTCAAAGAATATTGTCATTCCTGCAGAGACAGGGGGAAAGCTGAAGACAGCATCACAAATGGCAGCGATAATACTTCTTCTCCTACCGGGAGGCATAGGGGATATAGACTTCTATGATATAGGCATTGTCCTCATGTATATTGCACTCATTCTTGCCATGGTATCAGGAGTCAAATACACAATTTCTTTCTGGAGGCAGATGCAATGA
- the kdsC gene encoding 3-deoxy-manno-octulosonate-8-phosphatase KdsC: MKKTEGRKQKTEDRIKKIAKNIKLLILDVDGVLTDGSIILDNEGNEFKAFHVRDGHGIKMLEKAGIKVAIITGRHSKVVERRAHELGITEVYQRCHIKSVAYEHLLEKIGISDNEVAYIGDDVVDIPIFKRVALPVATADAVEEAKSEAMIVTENRGGRGAVREICDLILKSNGKWKELIDEYYTI, translated from the coding sequence GTGAAGAAGACAGAAGGCAGAAAACAAAAGACAGAAGACAGAATAAAGAAAATTGCCAAAAACATCAAACTCCTTATACTTGATGTCGATGGAGTCCTTACAGATGGAAGCATTATCCTTGATAATGAAGGCAATGAGTTTAAGGCATTCCATGTAAGGGATGGCCATGGAATAAAGATGCTCGAAAAGGCTGGCATCAAGGTTGCCATAATTACAGGAAGACATTCTAAAGTTGTTGAAAGAAGAGCCCATGAGCTTGGCATAACAGAGGTTTATCAAAGGTGCCACATAAAATCTGTTGCTTATGAACATCTATTAGAGAAGATAGGAATATCTGATAATGAGGTGGCATATATCGGAGATGATGTTGTGGATATCCCAATCTTTAAGAGGGTTGCACTTCCTGTGGCTACAGCAGATGCTGTAGAAGAAGCAAAGTCAGAGGCAATGATCGTTACAGAAAATCGTGGTGGAAGAGGCGCTGTCAGGGAGATATGCGACCTTATACTAAAGTCAAACGGAAAATGGAAAGAACTGATTGATGAGTACTATACGATTTAA
- a CDS encoding KpsF/GutQ family sugar-phosphate isomerase, with the protein MNNILDIAKRVLTIEAEAVSALTEKLNSDFERAVEIIFNSKGRVVVTGMGKSGLVGKKIAATLASTGTPAFFLHPAEASHGDLGMVTSDDIIVAISNSGETEELVGLIPFLKRFNVSLISLTGNPNSTISKAADVTLDVSVKEEACPMGIVPTASTTATMAMGDALAVALLIKRGFKEEDFAFFHPGGSLGKKLFIKVKDLMHTGDALPLISPDISMIEATVEISSKRLGVTIVADNNRKILGVITDGDLRRGIEKWGKAFFDMKARDVMTKNPKTITEDELAVKALSIMQKHSITSLLVPDDNDRAIGVIHLHDILRQGIV; encoded by the coding sequence ATGAATAATATCCTTGACATAGCAAAAAGAGTACTAACAATTGAGGCTGAGGCAGTCTCTGCCCTGACAGAGAAGCTGAACAGCGATTTTGAGAGGGCTGTGGAGATAATCTTTAACTCTAAAGGTAGGGTTGTTGTCACAGGCATGGGAAAGTCTGGGCTTGTTGGTAAAAAAATTGCTGCAACCCTTGCATCTACCGGCACCCCTGCCTTTTTCCTCCATCCTGCAGAGGCAAGTCATGGGGACTTAGGCATGGTTACATCTGACGATATAATAGTTGCAATCTCAAATAGTGGTGAGACAGAAGAACTCGTGGGACTGATCCCCTTTTTGAAGAGATTCAATGTAAGCCTTATATCTCTGACAGGAAATCCGAACTCAACCATTTCTAAGGCAGCAGATGTTACACTTGATGTATCTGTAAAAGAGGAGGCATGCCCGATGGGGATTGTTCCTACTGCATCAACAACTGCAACAATGGCAATGGGAGATGCCCTGGCAGTCGCCCTTCTCATAAAGAGGGGATTCAAAGAAGAAGACTTTGCATTTTTTCATCCAGGTGGAAGTCTTGGGAAAAAATTATTCATAAAAGTAAAAGACCTCATGCATACAGGTGATGCACTACCACTTATATCTCCGGATATATCAATGATAGAAGCTACAGTTGAAATTTCCTCAAAGAGATTAGGAGTTACAATAGTTGCAGATAATAATAGAAAGATACTCGGGGTCATCACAGATGGAGATCTTAGAAGGGGTATAGAGAAGTGGGGCAAGGCATTCTTTGATATGAAGGCAAGAGATGTGATGACAAAAAATCCTAAAACCATAACAGAAGATGAGCTTGCAGTAAAGGCTCTATCTATAATGCAAAAACATTCAATTACATCCTTATTAGTTCCTGATGATAATGACAGGGCAATAGGAGTAATACATCTGCATGATATTCTCAGACAGGGGATAGTGTGA
- a CDS encoding site-specific DNA-methyltransferase, producing the protein MKKVTKNKKSSIAETIAPYTTDSFSFEDMIDTIVHGDNLTVLRLIPDNSINLIITNLPISVIIDYLKQHFESRYSSRGASRLPTLSIYSIYQCMIKELKRFEGKVLMPLEEHTSSDKRSGRVGDIEVRDSDGRVFEAKVE; encoded by the coding sequence ATGAAAAAGGTAACAAAAAATAAAAAATCTTCAATAGCAGAGACGATTGCTCCTTACACTACCGATAGTTTTTCTTTTGAAGATATGATAGATACTATAGTGCATGGCGACAATCTGACCGTGTTAAGACTGATCCCTGACAATAGTATTAATCTAATAATTACAAATCTGCCAATATCAGTGATTATTGACTATTTAAAACAACATTTTGAATCAAGATACTCATCTCGTGGAGCATCCCGTCTGCCCACACTATCTATTTATTCAATATACCAGTGCATGATAAAAGAACTGAAACGATTTGAGGGTAAGGTGCTAATGCCATTGGAAGAGCATACATCTTCTGATAAGAGATCAGGAAGGGTTGGGGATATTGAAGTTAGAGATTCAGATGGGAGAGTATTTGAAGCAAAGGTGGAATGA
- a CDS encoding type II toxin-antitoxin system VapC family toxin, producing the protein MDKIIGIDTMVFIYHIEEHPVYSQITEGIFDAVEKGRRTAVTSVITLLEILVKPKIENNHGAVKDYRDTLLTFPNLKIFDVDLRVSEKASDLRAKYSIRTPDAIQIATAILAGAGTFLTNDESLKRVKDIKVYLLEDMLRQQKGS; encoded by the coding sequence ATGGATAAGATCATCGGCATAGATACGATGGTCTTCATCTATCATATAGAAGAGCATCCTGTATATTCTCAGATAACAGAAGGTATTTTTGATGCAGTGGAAAAGGGCAGACGCACGGCAGTTACATCTGTTATCACACTGTTAGAGATACTTGTGAAGCCTAAAATAGAAAATAACCATGGGGCGGTAAAGGATTACAGGGACACACTCCTCACCTTTCCCAACCTTAAAATATTTGATGTAGATTTAAGGGTGTCAGAGAAGGCATCTGACCTGAGGGCAAAATATAGCATAAGGACCCCTGATGCCATTCAGATTGCTACAGCTATTTTAGCAGGAGCAGGCACATTCCTAACGAATGATGAATCTTTGAAAAGAGTGAAAGATATTAAGGTTTATTTATTAGAGGATATGCTGAGACAGCAAAAAGGTAGTTAA
- a CDS encoding AbrB/MazE/SpoVT family DNA-binding domain-containing protein has translation MLTTIRLTKKSQIVIPKNIREKVGISEGDELIVDADKDKIILTVKPRSYSKKLRGLHKEIWKGVDPKKYVKGERDSWR, from the coding sequence TTGTTAACAACAATAAGATTGACAAAAAAAAGTCAGATAGTTATTCCTAAAAATATCAGGGAGAAGGTCGGGATATCCGAGGGAGACGAGTTAATTGTTGATGCTGATAAAGACAAGATTATCCTCACTGTTAAACCCAGAAGCTATTCAAAAAAACTCAGGGGATTGCATAAAGAGATCTGGAAGGGTGTAGATCCTAAAAAGTATGTAAAAGGCGAGAGGGATTCATGGAGATAA
- the kdsA gene encoding 3-deoxy-8-phosphooctulonate synthase: MEVTIENIKIGNGNLPVIIAGPCVIENQDITFYTAEKLKEISNKVGLPFIFKSSYDKANRSSLSSYRGPGIDRGLRMLSDIRDKIGIPVISDVHSVEEVKTASESLDAIQIPAFLCRQTDLIIEASKTGKPVNIKKGQFLAPWDVKNIIEKFTSTGNHNLMITERGTSFGYNNLVVDFRSFPIMRSFGYPVIFDVTHSLQLPGGQGTCSGGQREFAEPLARASVACGVDGLFMEVHPDPDNALCDGPNMIRLDEVEGMLTQVKGIYQLLQNSGM, encoded by the coding sequence ATGGAAGTGACAATAGAAAACATAAAAATTGGCAATGGCAATTTGCCTGTAATTATCGCAGGTCCCTGCGTTATTGAAAATCAAGACATTACCTTCTATACAGCAGAAAAATTAAAAGAGATATCAAATAAAGTTGGGCTCCCATTTATATTTAAGAGTTCTTATGACAAGGCAAACAGGTCATCCCTTTCATCCTATAGAGGTCCTGGGATAGACAGGGGATTAAGGATGCTATCAGATATAAGGGATAAGATAGGCATCCCTGTAATATCCGATGTCCATTCAGTAGAGGAGGTTAAAACTGCCTCAGAGTCCCTTGATGCCATCCAGATACCTGCCTTTTTATGCAGACAGACAGATCTGATCATAGAGGCATCAAAGACAGGGAAACCTGTGAATATCAAAAAGGGACAGTTCCTCGCACCCTGGGATGTGAAGAATATCATAGAAAAATTCACCTCCACAGGCAATCATAACCTGATGATTACAGAGAGAGGCACATCCTTTGGTTACAACAATCTCGTGGTTGACTTCAGGTCATTCCCTATAATGCGCTCCTTTGGTTATCCTGTGATATTCGATGTCACCCACAGCCTCCAGCTTCCAGGAGGTCAAGGCACCTGTTCAGGAGGGCAGAGGGAGTTTGCAGAACCCCTCGCAAGGGCATCTGTAGCATGTGGAGTTGACGGATTATTCATGGAAGTGCATCCTGACCCTGACAATGCATTATGCGATGGCCCTAATATGATAAGGCTTGATGAGGTGGAGGGGATGCTCACACAGGTTAAGGGAATCTATCAATTACTTCAAAATTCTGGTATGTAA
- the hemB gene encoding porphobilinogen synthase, whose protein sequence is MFPIHRCRRLRRNETIRRMVRQTTISPDDFIYPMFVTHGKGIRKEISSMPGCYQESIDELIKNAKEVYSLGIPSVILFGIPEHKDEMGSSAYDDNGIVQNAIKAIKDSIPELYVITDVCMCEYTSHGHCGFIDKGEVDNDKTLSLLAMEAVSHAKAGADMVAPSDMMDGRVGAIRAAMDREGFSNVPIMSYAAKYASAFYGPFREAAESTPQFGDRRSYQMDPANRREALKEVALDIEEGADIVMVKPALSYLDVISDIKSSFAVPVAAYNVSGEYSLIKAAGKLGWIDEDRIMMEILISIKRAGADLILTYFAKDAAKILND, encoded by the coding sequence ATGTTTCCAATTCATAGATGCAGAAGGCTTAGAAGGAATGAGACCATCAGGAGAATGGTAAGGCAGACTACCATCTCTCCTGATGATTTTATTTATCCTATGTTCGTAACTCACGGAAAGGGTATTAGAAAAGAAATATCCTCTATGCCTGGTTGTTATCAAGAATCAATTGATGAACTTATAAAAAATGCAAAAGAGGTCTATTCGCTCGGTATCCCATCTGTTATACTCTTTGGTATCCCAGAACACAAAGACGAAATGGGAAGCAGTGCTTATGATGACAACGGAATAGTCCAGAATGCAATAAAGGCTATAAAAGATTCTATACCAGAACTTTATGTAATTACTGATGTCTGCATGTGCGAATACACAAGTCACGGACATTGCGGCTTTATTGACAAAGGAGAGGTGGATAATGATAAGACACTTAGTCTTCTTGCAATGGAAGCTGTATCCCATGCAAAGGCAGGCGCCGATATGGTCGCTCCCTCTGATATGATGGACGGAAGGGTTGGAGCAATAAGAGCCGCCATGGACAGAGAAGGGTTCAGCAATGTCCCAATTATGTCTTATGCGGCAAAGTATGCATCTGCTTTTTATGGACCTTTCAGGGAGGCTGCAGAATCAACCCCTCAATTTGGAGACAGGCGCTCATACCAGATGGATCCTGCAAACAGACGAGAGGCATTAAAAGAGGTCGCCCTCGATATAGAGGAAGGTGCTGATATTGTGATGGTTAAGCCAGCACTCTCTTACCTTGATGTCATATCTGATATAAAGTCATCTTTTGCTGTTCCGGTAGCGGCATACAATGTAAGTGGAGAGTACTCACTTATCAAGGCTGCTGGAAAACTGGGATGGATAGACGAAGACAGGATTATGATGGAAATACTCATATCCATTAAGAGGGCTGGTGCTGATTTAATCCTCACATATTTTGCAAAAGATGCAGCAAAGATCTTGAATGATTGA
- a CDS encoding HesB/IscA family protein: MITITDKAAEKAIAILAAEGKDSWGLRIYSAEGGCCGPSYGLDIDERPMADDEIIEKNGLRVFVNRNTLSTLVGMQLDYYDDGEREGFILSGGAAPSCSSGCSSCG; encoded by the coding sequence GTGATTACAATTACAGACAAGGCTGCAGAAAAGGCTATCGCCATATTAGCAGCAGAGGGAAAGGACAGTTGGGGTCTTAGGATATATAGTGCAGAAGGAGGTTGCTGCGGACCTTCTTATGGCCTTGATATAGACGAAAGACCTATGGCTGACGATGAGATTATCGAGAAAAATGGGTTGAGGGTCTTTGTTAATAGAAATACCCTTTCGACATTAGTAGGCATGCAGCTTGATTATTATGATGATGGAGAAAGAGAAGGTTTCATACTAAGTGGCGGTGCAGCACCTTCTTGCAGTTCAGGCTGCAGTAGTTGCGGATAG
- a CDS encoding LptF/LptG family permease, whose translation MVHRSIIKELLLSFLLSIIFLNFTLMMEKLLRLSRILSGVGTSAIDIAKIIFYLQPQILILTIPMAMLLSVLLTYGRMNTDNEMIILRGSGMSFRTISVPVVYLGIICFVLSLSMSFYLGPKGGTFLRTKVSEILTTRAPMTIEEGIFNTAFKDIVILVKEKPSPDSLSGIFIVDERKKEEHRIIVAKEGHIVPQHESLAFSLSNGHIYITKKDIFTDIAFGKYHFKLNPSVESAERKNSELTPLELLAASRQFPDRKTQFLLEFHRRLSMPAICLIIILLGPSLSLMAGKSGRLGGLTIGLSVFAIYYTFLLYGENLVRSGRLPHLVGAWMTFVILGLFSLLIFEKVNKK comes from the coding sequence TTGGTACATAGGTCAATTATAAAAGAACTCTTGTTATCTTTTCTTCTTTCCATTATATTCTTGAATTTCACGCTTATGATGGAAAAACTGCTGAGATTGAGCAGAATTCTTTCTGGCGTTGGAACATCTGCTATAGACATTGCAAAGATAATATTTTATCTTCAGCCGCAAATACTTATACTTACAATACCAATGGCAATGCTCCTGTCTGTGCTGCTAACATACGGCAGAATGAACACAGACAATGAAATGATAATTTTAAGAGGTAGCGGCATGTCTTTCAGGACCATATCGGTGCCTGTTGTGTATCTGGGTATAATATGCTTTGTTTTAAGCCTTTCCATGAGCTTTTATCTCGGACCAAAAGGAGGCACGTTTTTAAGGACAAAGGTGTCTGAGATATTAACCACAAGAGCGCCAATGACCATAGAGGAAGGTATATTTAACACAGCCTTTAAAGACATAGTTATTTTAGTTAAAGAAAAACCTTCTCCTGACAGTCTCTCAGGGATATTTATTGTGGATGAGAGGAAAAAAGAAGAGCATAGAATTATAGTTGCAAAAGAAGGGCATATTGTTCCTCAGCATGAGTCTCTGGCTTTTTCTTTATCAAATGGACATATCTATATAACAAAAAAAGACATCTTTACTGATATAGCATTTGGTAAATATCACTTTAAACTAAATCCGTCTGTGGAATCTGCTGAAAGGAAAAACAGCGAATTAACTCCGCTGGAATTACTCGCTGCATCGAGACAATTTCCTGATAGAAAGACTCAATTCTTACTTGAATTCCACAGGAGACTTTCTATGCCGGCAATATGTCTTATAATCATATTATTAGGACCATCTCTTTCTCTCATGGCAGGCAAATCAGGAAGACTCGGAGGACTTACAATCGGCTTGTCAGTATTTGCTATATATTACACATTTTTGCTTTATGGCGAGAATTTAGTACGCTCAGGCAGACTTCCTCATCTTGTCGGTGCATGGATGACCTTTGTTATTTTAGGATTATTTTCGCTGCTTATATTTGAAAAGGTGAATAAAAAATAA
- a CDS encoding LptF/LptG family permease: protein MLIIQRLYIKEFLKVLLILTFGISAVFSIIGLIDKIDDFMPYKPSFNLLMLYTALSIPKYTNYLLPMSILLSSLFIFSQAIKRREIIAIKAATGKMKKVLIPFVIIGIILTSFAFLLGEIIVPTTSKKLHSIKNKIIKKERGLAFKEGTLYIRGKDGSIVRISLYLPDKNISKGVSIFKFDEEGLKERLDAETGLWKDNVWKLKDVTLYDIAKGQIRKIKEAVYPAIESPKIFQEDMWKVEEMTIIEMVKYKQRLDEAGFKNIKLLVDISSRLSYPLINLFMLLLGISLSLGGDFRGHWLLKLISSQKIKEGTLGSGIIAAGLGLLISLVYWFGYSLFLSLGYAGAISPLIAPWVVPIIFAVISVYLYSQIPE, encoded by the coding sequence ATGCTTATAATACAAAGATTATATATCAAAGAATTCCTGAAAGTGCTTTTAATTCTTACTTTCGGTATATCTGCTGTTTTCAGTATTATAGGACTTATAGATAAGATTGATGACTTCATGCCCTATAAGCCTTCATTCAATCTGCTCATGTTATATACGGCATTGAGTATTCCGAAATACACTAATTATCTTTTACCAATGTCAATACTCCTAAGTAGCCTTTTTATATTCTCACAGGCAATTAAAAGGAGAGAGATTATTGCTATAAAGGCTGCAACTGGAAAGATGAAGAAAGTGCTTATACCTTTTGTGATAATAGGAATAATCCTCACATCTTTTGCCTTTTTGTTAGGAGAGATTATTGTTCCTACAACATCAAAAAAGCTCCACTCTATAAAAAATAAGATAATAAAAAAGGAAAGAGGACTTGCCTTTAAAGAAGGAACTCTTTACATACGCGGCAAAGATGGCTCTATTGTGAGAATTTCCCTTTATCTGCCTGATAAAAACATCTCAAAAGGTGTCAGTATTTTCAAATTTGACGAAGAAGGATTGAAAGAGAGGCTTGATGCAGAGACAGGGCTGTGGAAAGACAATGTATGGAAGTTAAAGGATGTAACTCTCTATGATATTGCAAAAGGACAGATAAGAAAAATAAAAGAGGCTGTATATCCTGCAATAGAGTCTCCGAAGATTTTTCAGGAAGATATGTGGAAGGTCGAAGAGATGACAATAATAGAGATGGTTAAATACAAGCAGAGGCTGGATGAAGCAGGATTTAAGAATATAAAATTGCTGGTTGACATAAGTTCGAGACTTTCGTATCCACTTATAAATCTTTTTATGCTCCTGCTTGGCATATCTCTTTCTCTTGGTGGAGATTTTAGAGGGCATTGGCTCTTAAAACTTATTTCCTCACAAAAAATAAAAGAAGGAACACTTGGAAGTGGCATTATTGCAGCAGGATTAGGGCTTTTAATAAGCCTTGTTTACTGGTTTGGGTATTCACTTTTTCTGTCACTCGGGTATGCAGGTGCTATTTCACCTCTTATTGCACCATGGGTAGTCCCAATAATATTTGCAGTGATTTCTGTATATCTGTACAGTCAGATACCTGAGTAA
- the deoC gene encoding deoxyribose-phosphate aldolase — protein sequence MSKRKRQKDRLSGSEIARFIDQSLLKPQATESDIIKLCKTAIKYNFYSVCVNPYFVPLCNALLKGYDTKVTTIIGFPFGMATKDVKVYEAKQSILHGADELDIVMNIGAAKSGNWDYVGEELSEIISTTKSAVHKVIIETCYLTEEEKIVATKIASLFGAKFIKTSTGFGTKGATIKDVKLIKKIVGDRAEVKAAGGIKTLSQVLQFIKAGATRIGTSAGVEIIKEAYSGI from the coding sequence ATGTCAAAGAGAAAAAGGCAGAAGGACCGTCTCTCTGGGAGTGAAATTGCAAGATTTATAGACCAGAGTCTTTTAAAACCACAGGCAACAGAATCAGATATTATCAAGCTATGTAAAACAGCAATAAAATATAATTTTTATTCAGTTTGCGTTAATCCTTATTTTGTGCCTTTATGTAATGCCTTGTTAAAAGGCTATGATACAAAAGTCACTACAATCATAGGATTTCCATTTGGTATGGCCACAAAAGATGTAAAAGTCTATGAGGCAAAGCAGTCTATTCTTCACGGCGCAGATGAACTCGATATTGTGATGAACATCGGGGCTGCTAAATCAGGAAATTGGGATTATGTGGGTGAGGAGCTATCAGAGATTATCTCTACAACAAAATCTGCAGTTCATAAGGTAATAATTGAAACATGCTATCTTACAGAAGAAGAAAAAATTGTTGCCACAAAAATAGCATCTCTATTCGGAGCAAAATTCATCAAGACATCAACAGGTTTTGGCACAAAAGGTGCAACCATAAAGGATGTAAAGCTAATCAAAAAGATTGTTGGAGACAGAGCAGAGGTAAAGGCAGCGGGTGGAATAAAAACATTATCTCAGGTGTTACAATTCATAAAGGCAGGAGCTACAAGGATAGGCACAAGCGCAGGTGTTGAGATAATAAAAGAGGCTTACTCAGGTATCTGA